A single region of the Populus nigra chromosome 2, ddPopNigr1.1, whole genome shotgun sequence genome encodes:
- the LOC133681500 gene encoding uncharacterized protein LOC133681500 produces MAANHRPNLGFERDSIAVHHGVFALLVDTLNKQIQVKYQSMPTSPYDTNKWVMSAFLAALFVYATASVAEAIPRSQESVYQRLAGNIRLFASALATVFLLVLLIPAWG; encoded by the exons ATGGCTGCAAACCACAGGCCAAATCTTGGTTTCGAGAGAGACAG CATCGCTGTGCATCATGGAGTCTTCGCTCTGCTCGTGGACACATTAAATAAACAGATCCAAGTGAAATACCAATCCATGCCCACTTCTCCATACGATACTAACAAGTGGGTCATGTCAGCATTTTTGGCGGCTCTATTTGTATACGCGACAGCATCGGTGGCCGAGGCCATACCGCGGAGCCAGGAATCAGTTTACCAGAGGCTTGCCGGCAACATCCGCCTCTTTGCCAGCGCCCTTGCTACAGTTTTCCTTCTGGTGCTTCTTATCCCAGCTTGGGGGTAG